GCGGCGGAGTTCACCAGAGAGATCGTGCCGTCCGCCTCCTGAACCAGCACCCCTTCATCCAGCGCTGCGACGATCGAGCGCAGGCGTTCTGGAGCGTTGGTTTCGGTCGTGGCATCCCCCAGGTCCCGTGCCCCGCTTGCCCCCGATCTTCCCTGCAGTCGTTCCTGACGGTCGGCCATCCCCCCTCCCCCCGGGCCGGCGGAACCTGGTGGGTAACCAGAAGCCCAAGATCCGACGGCTCGAGCATCCGACGCACGAAGGTTGGTTCTCCGGCGCGGATCGCGTGTGGATTGTGACCAATATTGTACGTCCCCGGAGATGGCAGGGCTCGAATCTGGCGATCGGTCACCGTGGGTTGTCAGCACTCGGCAATCCGGTTCCTCGAGGCAGGCGAGCTCGAGGCTGAGAAGGCAAGGCTCCCGGTCGCTTCCGAACCGGTGCTCGCCGGGCGCGAAGCGAAGGCGAAGGGCAGGAGCGGGATGCGGTGAGGTCGGCCAGGCCGTCGCGGGGGGCCAAGCAGCCAGGGACAACGGCAGGGGAGGAGCCGAGCCGGTGGCGACGTCTCGTTGAGTTGCGCCAGCGAGGGAGCTCGTCACGCCATCGCTGGCAGAATCATGGCAACCACCCGGGGAATGAAAGCGCCGTTGGCTTCGAACGAAAGAATGACGGACCGCGAGCCGGAGGTTCTTCGCGGTCCGTCGAAGGGCGACAATTCGCCCGGATTCGATCAGGTGAGCTCAGCGGCGGAGGTTGGTCGACGGGCCGATCAGCGCGAGGTAGCCATCGCACAAGCCCAGAGATTCCGGGGCGGGTTCGAGCTCGATCTCGCCGGCGATCACCCATCCACCGGCGAGGTTCGAGGCGCTCGCGGTGGCCAAGTCGGTCTGGGAGCCGCCGAGGTAGCTGGCGTAGAGCAGCGCCTGGCCATTGGCTGAGGTGCGCAGGACGTAGGAGTCAGAACTGCCACCGCCGAAGCCTGATTGCCCAGCATTCGGGCTGACGGGGAGATCGCTCGAGGAAGTGCTGCCGGCAAGAAGGACGTCGCCCGATGCGTCGATGGCGACGCTCTGTCCGGTCTCTGCGCCGTTGCCTCCGAAGAGGGACGAGAAGACGAGGGCGGGCTGGGTCAGGTTGAGCCGCACGAGGAAGGCATCACTCGGGCCGCGACGGGTGGCCTGGAGGGGAGCCGCCAAGGGGAAGTCCGTCGACCACGTCTGTCCCGCGACGACGATGTCCGTGCCGGCTGCCGCGACAGACTGGGCGTAGTCGACGCGATCGCCGCCCAGGTAGCTCGAGAAGACCACCCGGCGGTCCGAGAGAGCCCAAGCGGCGACGAACGCGTCGTCGGTGCCACGAAGTCCCGACTTGACGAGGGGGAGCACTCCGGGGAAGTCAGGCGACCTGGTGGTCCCCACCATCGCCAGGACGCCCGAGGAGGTGAGGGCGGCGCCAGCGACGCTCTCCTCCCCTCGACCACCGTGATAGGTCGCGAAGGTGAGCCCAAGGGCGTTCTTTCCCGTTTCAACAGCGAAGCGGGCCACCATGGCGTCCGAGGGACCGCGCAAGCTGCGCTGGGTGGGAGCAAAGAGCGGCAGGTCAGGCGAGCTCGTCGAGCCGACCAAGGTGACCATCCCGGCCGCGTCGATGACCACACCGTTGGCCTGATCGGCCGCGCTGCCGCCGAAGAAGGTAGAGACGATCAGCTGTCCTGCGGGGTTGAAGGCCGCCAGGAAAGCATCGCTCGCCCCGTTGTTGCAGTTGCCATCCGTACCGCATGTGGCGTCGTAGGTTGACGCGGTCACCGGGAAGCTTGGCGACGAGGTCGTACCCGCGATCCAGAGATTGCCGCGAGCGTCGAGCGCCAGAGCCGAAGCGGTGTCGATTCCGCTGCCGCCGAGGTAGGTGGAGAAGATCAGGCTCGTCCCGCTGGGATCGAGCTTGGTCACGAACACGTCGCTGGCGCCGGCAAGCGTCGCCTGCTGCGCATTCGCGACCGGAAAATCGCTGGAGGTCGTCGAGCCGACGACATAGAGGAATCCGCTGGCATCGGTGAGAACGGCATCGACCATGTCATGGCCACTGCCACCGAGCATGCCGAGGAACTGCTGCTGGTCTGCTGTGGCAGCAGCGAAGGGACTGAGCAGAAGGGCTCCAAGAATCGTGGCGGCCTTGAGGCTCTGGGTTGTGGGCGGCTGGTTCTGGGTGTTCATTTTTCCGATCCTCCGGGTCTCGGCGGGCTCATCGCCCTGGGTCCGAGAAAACAGTAGGTGGAGGGCTCGGGAGGAAGAATCGGAGAAGGAGCAGGTTCTGTGTCGGAGGAAGTCCTACAGGCGATCCGCCCGTGTCGCTGTCTTCGATGGAATGGGGCTCGGAAGAGCCGCGAAGGGCTAGGCCAGCTTGCATCGTCGTCGGGCAGGCGAGCGGCACGCAGCGCTCCCCTCTGTTTGCGGCCGACCGACCCGCCGCCTACGGCAAAGCCGCCACGAGGATCTCTCCGGATGCGGCCTTCTCGCGGGCTCGGAAGCCATAGTCCGTCACGACGAAGAGCAGCCGGTTCTCCTCGTCGATGTCTGCTCGAACCCGGTCGAGGCGGTGGTCCGAGACGAGCGGGATGAGGAAGCGATCCACTTGATCGTCGTCGACGCGAACAAGCTCGCGCTGGATCTGGCCGTCGACCATCGTTCGCACGACCAAACCGAAGGACTTCTTCCCGAGCGGCACGATGTCCTCCACGACGCGGCTTGCGCGCTCGAGCCATGCTTGACCTTCGACCCGACTGTTGCTTCCCGTCTCCGGCAGGTCGGGACCATTCATGTCGCCGAAGACGCCGAGCTCTGCCAGGTCCCAGCTTTGTTTGACCTTGCCGGAGGTGGAGACGAGTTTCACCACGGGCTCGTAGCCGGGAAAGACGAAGACGTCGCCCGCTCGGGAGAAGCGGATCGCCCCGGACCGGGCAAGCCGCGCCTGGCTGACCTTCCGGCGTAGCGTCTTCGATCCCGCCGCTCGCTCATCCGTAAGCAACGGCTTGAAGCCGGCGGAACCCGAGCCCAGCAGACCTGTCCAGGCGATCACCGAGTCGCGGTTCTTCTCCCACAGTTCTCGACTGGGAACCCCGAGAATCGCGAGTCGGTCCCCGTCGAGATCGAGGTCCGCGGCACCCCCGCTCGCGTTCCCCCTGCTCACCGAGAGCTGGAAGTCCCCCTGTTCCTGGGCGGACTCACGAAAGACGAGCCCGCCGCCGCCACCGGCGACGACACGGCCAGCGGAGGCCGCGAGAAACTGCAAGACCGGCGGCAGCTCGTGAACCTGGGACCTCCCGGGAATCACGAGACGAGGCTTGGCGGCGTTCGCGCGCAGCTCGACCTCCTGGACGCCGTCGACCGCGCGCAGGATGTAGGCAGAAGTCTCGCTCGCCCAGCGCGCGTCGAGCACCTGCGAGTCGCCAGCCGGGTACCGATAGCGACCGACGACCTCGAGCGAGGGTGACTCGCTCGGGCTCTCTTCGGCAGGAGCCCCGTCGCCTCCACTTGCTGCGGCCGGTGGCGCGACCGAAGGGGCAGAGCCCGGCGCGAGTACCGGTGCGTCTCCTGAACTGGGGCCAGAAGCGACGCACTGATACCCGTACAGAGGAAGGGCGAGCCCGACGAGGTACGACAGACTCCGGAGAGGGCGACGAAGAGAGCGGGAAGGCGAGGGGATGGTCTTCTGCACGTCCACGGGTCGGTCCGAGTCCATCTCAGGTCGTCGTTGAAGGCATCTCAAGGTCCCCACGTGCCGTCAAGGGCTCAGGGGTGTTTACGAGATGGAAGCCGGAGGTGTCACACATTCTCCGGGTCGTCGCCGGTTCCTGCGGGGCGCCCTCCCCGACCAGCGTCGCCTCGCAGGGGGCTTCGTTTCATGGTCCGGGTGAGTCTGGGTCTTCTCGTACCCTGCAAGGCCCCGTGCCCAACTGCCCGCTCGCCCTGGTGGTTCGCAATTCGGATTGGCGTGCTGGCGTCTCCGACGCTCAAGGGCTTCGCGAAGGAGCCGGAACGCCACTCCGCCGAGCACGAAGCGAAGGCGAAGGGCAAGAAGTTCTGGGCGATGACAACTCGGGAGAAACCGACGCAGAGCGTGATCCGACAACCACTCTAGCCCGCGAGGTCGGTCCGAGCGACGGGCTCCCCACGCGCAGATTTCATCCTGGCCGCGAGCCCCAAGGGCTCTCCACCGAGGCCGATGGTGCGACTGCAGCCGTAGGCATGACGTACGCACGGGCGCGATTGCCGAAGGCGGCGGGGTGAAGGAGTGGGACCACGGCTCGACCTATCTCCGGACGGCAGGCAGGGCCATGACTGCCCCGAGCGCGATTCCGAAGAACAGTGTGATGGCGAAGACGACCAAGACCGCATTGTCGAGGCTGAGAACTGAGGTGTGCCAATTGAACTCGTAGTCGGCACGAACAGGGATTGTGGCGGCCAGATCGTGAGCGCGAGAAAGCGGGATCAGAGACCCGGCGGCCCCAGCAGCCCCAGACAGGACGGGCCAAGCCCAGCCGCGGCTGATCACGGCGAGACTGGACACGGCAAGAGTGGCGACGAGCGCGACGGCGAGCGCTAGGTGTGCCGTTCCGTTGATGCCGGGAGACGTCACCTTGTAGGGATAGCAGTCCACGACTTCGTGCCAAAGGAGGGCGGCTGCGAAGAGGCCGGGGATCGCGGTCAGCGTGAAGCGCATGACGGCCTGAGGCTGCCTCGCCATGTTTCGTCGACCTCTACGGAGATTGCATTCCATGTGACCACGTCACGTAAGCCAAGGCGGGGCGTCGGGTCAGCCTAGCCCCTTGGCCCCTTGCTCGCTGTATTTCGGCGCAGTGCCGGCGCGTGCACGGGCGTTGGCAACGTCTGGTGACAACGTCGGATCCGCGGAGTCGTCAGGGGGGCCGATCGGCAGGACGCGCTCGAGCAGAAAGGTCAGAGACTGCGGAACGCTTCGCCGAGTTGGCGAACGGCCAACCTGCGCGGTCGCTCGTGTTGGTCGGTGCCGATCGACGCCGACCGGGCAACCGTCCTAACCCAGACGCCGCGCCACTCGGCGGATGCCGTCGATCACCTCGCCGATCGGGGCACCGGCGAAGCAGAGGCGGAAGAAGCCAGGCTCGGCGATGCGACAGGCGGCGCCGGGGGTGAGGTTCACCCCGGTTTCTTCGAGCAGGCGCCACCAGAGGGCGCGCTCGGCCTCGCGGGTCGGGGTCGCGAGAGAGCGGCGGAGATCGAGCAGGAGGAAGAAGCCGGCGGACGACGGCAGGAAGGGGATCCTCTCCTCGGTGAGCGCCGCGGCCACCGCGGCGTACGCTCCCCCGAGCCGCGAGCGCATCGCCGCGAGGTAGTGGTCGACCCAGGTTTCGTCGGCGATCATCTCGCCGAGCAGGAACTGCGTGTCGCCCGAGCAGCAGGCCCACTCGGCCAGCAGGTCGACGGCGGCGAGGAGAGCCTCGTTCTCGGTGACCAGCACGCCACAGCGCAGACCGCTCGCCGCGAAGTCCTTGCTGAACGCCCAGACGAGATGGAGCCGCTCCCCGAGTTGCGGGCGCAGGCGCCCGGCGCTGACGAACGGCTTCTCGCCGAAGACCGAGAGGGCGTAGACCTCGTCACAGACGACGTGCAGCCCGGCGCCTTCGGCCCAGGCGAGGAGCGCCTCGAGCTCGCTTGCCGTGTGCACCCGGCCGAGCGGATTGTCCGGCGAGGTGAGGAGCAACGCGCGCACCGGAATCTCGGCCGCGGCGAGTGCGCGGTCGAGCCGGGCCGGCGTGAGGAGGAAGCCGTCGTCGCTCGCGCAGGGCACCGGGACGATGCGCAAGCCGTCGCGCACCTCGAGATCGAGCCAGAAGCCGGCGTAGCTCGGCGTCGGCACGAGAACCCCCTCGCCCGGATCGCCGAGGGCGTAGAACAGCGCCTCGAGCACGCTTCCCGCTCCGGCGAGCACGGCGACCTGCCCCGGATCGATCGCCCGGCCGCAGAGGTGCCGGCCGAGCAGCGCGGCGAGCTGGCGACGGAACGGCATCGCACCGATCATCGCGTCGTAGCCAAGCACGCGCTCGGGAACGGCGCGGCAGGCGGCCATCTTCGGTGCGAGGACGTCCCACATCAACCGGTTCTCGGCGATGCAGAGCGGTGCGTAGCCGGGCGATCCGACGCGGGCGAAGTGCTCGCGCAGGTACTCGGGCGTCGGCGAGCGTTCGAGCAGCGCGCGGCCGCGCCGCGCGAGGCCGGAGGAGGGGGCGACGGTGGAATCGTCCATGAACGCCATTCTACGGACCGAACGCGCCGCCGACGGGCGGGGCGCTCACCGGAGCGCGGCGACCGCGGCGTCGGTGTCGGCGTAGAAGTCGAAGACGCGGTCGAGGCGGGTCAGGCGCAGGACCTGCTGGACCGGCGGAGTGCAGCCGCTGAGCACCACACGGCCCCCCTCCTCGACCTGGCGAACGAGCGAGAGCAGCGCCCCCAGCCCGCCGCTGTCGATGAAGGTGACGCGCGAGAGGTCGATGGCGAGCAGCCGCTCGCCCTGTTCGACCCGGGCACCGATCCGCTTCTTGAAGTCGTCGGCTCCGACCACATCGAGCGCGGCATCGAGGACCCGCGCCACCGTGACCCCGTCCTGACAGCTCAGCTCGAGGTTCATCTCCCCCTCCGTGGCGCTCCGCCGGGCCTCCGCCCGGCGCTCAGCATGCTACGACGTGCCAGATCTCCTCGGCGTACTGCCGAATCGTGCGGTCACTCGAGAAGGCGCCGACCCGCGAGATGGTGCGGAGCGTCGACCGCCCCCAGGCCGACGGATCGCCGTAGCGAGCGGCCGCGCGCTCCTGCGCCTGGCGGTAGGCCGCATAGTCGGCCAGATGCAGATACGGGTCGCCGCCGAGCAGGCGTTCGACCAGCCAGCCGAAGGCGCCGCGGTCGGCCGGGGTGAAACGACCGTCCGCCAGGGCCGCGAGCACGCGCGCCAGGCCCGGGTCGGTCGCCGCGCGCGCCGCGACCTCGCGGCTCCCGGTGCGCCGCAGCCCGGCGACCTCGGCCGCCGACAGCCCGAAGAGGAACATCTCCTCCTCGCCGATCTCCTCGGCCAGCTCGATGTTGGCGCCGTCGCGCGTGCCGATGGTCAGCGCGCCGTTCAGGGCGAACTTCATGTTGCTGGTGCCCGAGGCCTCGGTCCCGGCGGTCGAGATCTGCTCGGAGAGGTCGCCCGCCGGGATGATCCGTTCGGCGAGCGAGACCCGGTAGTCCGGCACGAAGACCGCCCGCAGCCAGGGGCCAACGCGCCGGTCGGCGTTGACCGTCGTCGCGATCGAGTTGGCGAGCCAGATGATCTGCTTGGCCGCCCAGTAGCCGGGTGCGGCCTTGCCGGCGAGCAGCCAGGTCCGCCCCACGGCCGGCGGGCGGCCATCCTCGGCGAGCTCGAGATAGACCTGGACGAGGTAGAGCAGGTTGAGCAGCTGCCGTTTGTACTCGTGGATCCGCTTGACCTGAATGTCGAACAGGCTGTCCGGGTCGAGGACGACGCCGGTGAGCTCGGCGACCTGACGCGCGAGGCGCTGCTTGTTGCGCCGCTTGACCGCCGCGAGGTCGGCCCGGAGCCCCGCGTCGTCGACGTGCGACTCGAGCGCACGCAGCGCGGCGAGATCGCGGATCCACCCCTCGCCGACCACCCCGGTGAGCAGTGCGGCGAGGCTCCGGGTTCGCCGTCAGCAGCCAGCGGCGCGGGCTCACGCCGTTCGTCTTGTTGTTGAAACGCTGCGGCCAGAGCTGGGCGAAGTCGGGCACCAGCGTGGTGCGCACGAGCTCGGAGTGGAGCGCCGCGACGCCGTTGACCGAGTGGCTGCCGACGATCGCCAGATGCGCCATCCGCACCTGCTTGACTTCGCCCTCCTCGACGAGCGACATCCGCCGCAGGCAGGCGGTGTCGCCGGGATGGACCTCGGCCACCTGGTCGAGGAAGCGACGGTTGATCTCGTAGAGGATCTGCAGGTGGCGCGGGATCACCTTCTCGAGCAGCGCGACCGGCCAGCGCTCGAGCGCCTCGGCCATCAACGTGTGATTGGTGTAGGCACAGGTCGCCACGGTGATCGCCCAGGCGCGCTCCCACGGTACCGCCTGTTCGTCGACGAGCAGCCGCATCAGCTCGACGACGGCGAGCGCCGGATGGGTGTCGTTGAGCTGAATGGCGACCTTCTCCGGGAAGCGGTCAAAGCTCTCCGGTCGTCGCGCGAGGAAGCGGCGCATCAGGTCGCGCAGGGCGCAGGCCACCAGGAAGTACTCCTGCACCAGCCGCAGCTCGCGTCCGGTCTCGCTGCTGTCGGTCGGATAGAGGACCTTCGACACCGTTTCGGAGGCCATCTTCTGTTCGACGGCGCGCAGATAGTCGCCGTCGTTGAAGATGGCCATGTCGAACTCGGTCGAGGCCCGCGCGGCGAAGAGACGGATCGGGTTGACGGTGCGACCGCCGTAGCCAGCCACGAGCAGGTCGTGGGGCACACCGACGAGCAGCTGCCAGTCGAGCCAGAGCGGGTTGAAGCCGCCGCGCCGGTCGAGACTCCCCTCGACCCGACCGTAGACCGGAATCGCGCAGGCCTCGTCCGGCCGCTCGATCGTCCAGGGGGTCCCGAAGGCGAGCCAGTTGTCGGGCCGCTCGCGCTGACGGCCGTTGTCGAGCTCCTGGCGGAAGAGTCCGAACTCGTAGTGGATGCCGTAGCCGATCGCCGGCAGGTCGAGGGTGGCCAGCGACTCCATGAAGCAGGCCGCCAGCCGGCCGAGCCCGCCGTTGCCGAGGGCCGCGTCGGGCTCGGCGGCGAGGGTCGCTTCGAGGTCGCCGCCGAGCTCGGCCTCCACGGCGCGGCAGATTTCGCCGAGGCCGAGGTTGGTCAGCGTCTCGCCGAGCAGACGTCCGACCAGGAACTCCATCGACAGGTAGGCGACGCGCTTGGCGTCGGCGCGCTCGACGCGCTCCTCGCTCGCCAGTCGGCCGTCGATCAGGCGCTCGCGCGCGGCGAGCGCCACGGCACGGAACCACTCCGTCGGCGAGAGCTCCTCGACCCGGTGACCCAGGCTGTAGCGCACATGACGCAGGATGGCATCTCGCACGGCTTCGCTCCGCATCGCGACCTCCGTTCGAACCGGCTCATTGTGCTCCATTCCCCAACCGACGTCAGCCTCGAGCTCCAGCTTCCGGGTGGCAGAGCACGAAGGTCGACGTCGCCGTGCTCAAGCGTTCTCGGACGATTGACCGGCGCGCGGCACGCCGTCAAGATCGCTCGACAGCGCACGGCCTCGACGCCGGCGCAACTCGACCCTCCCGCGAAAGGAGCCTTCGCTTGAACCCCGACCCTCGGAGAAACCTCGTCCGCCGCCTTCTCGTCGCCCTCCTCATGCTCGGACTTTCAGCCGCTGCCGTCCCCGCCGAAACGCCCGACGCCCAGAACGGCGTGCCCGCGCTCTCTGCCATGCACGAGGTCGTCTACCCTCTCTGGCACGACGCGTGGCCCGCCAAGAACCTGGCGCGCATCAGGGAGCTGTTGCCCGACGTCCAGAAGCACCTCGCCGCCCTCAAGGCGGCCAAGCTGCCGGCCATGCTGCACGAGAAGCAGGCCACGTGGGATGCCGGGGTCACGGCGCTGGCGGGCACGGTCGCGGCCATGGAGAAGGCGGTCGCCGCCGAAGAGACGACGGCAGCTCTCGACGCGGTCGAGCAGTTTCACGCCGGCTACGAGGGGCTGGTGCGACTGCTGCGCCCGGTCAGTCGCGAGCTTGACGCCTATCACCAGACACTGTACGAGCTCTACCACCACGCAGCCCCGGCCGGGGATCTGGCAGCCCTCGCGCGCTACGCAGGCGACCTCGTGTCACGGTGCGCCGCTCTGCAAGCGGCCCCTCTTCCGGGCAAGGCGGCCGGCCGCGAAGACAAGGTCAAGGCTGCCTATGGAGCGCTCTGCGCCGCCACGGCCGAGCTGAGCCAAGCGACCGCTGGTGCCGACCGTGCCGCGATCAACTCGGCCGTCGAGCGAGTGCACTCCCGTTACGAGGAGGCCGCGGCGCTCCTCGAGTAGGACCACCCGGGCCAG
This genomic window from Holophagales bacterium contains:
- a CDS encoding SBBP repeat-containing protein, with the translated sequence MNTQNQPPTTQSLKAATILGALLLSPFAAATADQQQFLGMLGGSGHDMVDAVLTDASGFLYVVGSTTSSDFPVANAQQATLAGASDVFVTKLDPSGTSLIFSTYLGGSGIDTASALALDARGNLWIAGTTSSPSFPVTASTYDATCGTDGNCNNGASDAFLAAFNPAGQLIVSTFFGGSAADQANGVVIDAAGMVTLVGSTSSPDLPLFAPTQRSLRGPSDAMVARFAVETGKNALGLTFATYHGGRGEESVAGAALTSSGVLAMVGTTRSPDFPGVLPLVKSGLRGTDDAFVAAWALSDRRVVFSSYLGGDRVDYAQSVAAAGTDIVVAGQTWSTDFPLAAPLQATRRGPSDAFLVRLNLTQPALVFSSLFGGNGAETGQSVAIDASGDVLLAGSTSSSDLPVSPNAGQSGFGGGSSDSYVLRTSANGQALLYASYLGGSQTDLATASASNLAGGWVIAGEIELEPAPESLGLCDGYLALIGPSTNLRR
- a CDS encoding aminotransferase class I/II-fold pyridoxal phosphate-dependent enzyme, which gives rise to MDDSTVAPSSGLARRGRALLERSPTPEYLREHFARVGSPGYAPLCIAENRLMWDVLAPKMAACRAVPERVLGYDAMIGAMPFRRQLAALLGRHLCGRAIDPGQVAVLAGAGSVLEALFYALGDPGEGVLVPTPSYAGFWLDLEVRDGLRIVPVPCASDDGFLLTPARLDRALAAAEIPVRALLLTSPDNPLGRVHTASELEALLAWAEGAGLHVVCDEVYALSVFGEKPFVSAGRLRPQLGERLHLVWAFSKDFAASGLRCGVLVTENEALLAAVDLLAEWACCSGDTQFLLGEMIADETWVDHYLAAMRSRLGGAYAAVAAALTEERIPFLPSSAGFFLLLDLRRSLATPTREAERALWWRLLEETGVNLTPGAACRIAEPGFFRLCFAGAPIGEVIDGIRRVARRLG
- a CDS encoding STAS domain-containing protein gives rise to the protein MNLELSCQDGVTVARVLDAALDVVGADDFKKRIGARVEQGERLLAIDLSRVTFIDSGGLGALLSLVRQVEEGGRVVLSGCTPPVQQVLRLTRLDRVFDFYADTDAAVAALR